In Canis lupus familiaris isolate Mischka breed German Shepherd chromosome 23, alternate assembly UU_Cfam_GSD_1.0, whole genome shotgun sequence, the following are encoded in one genomic region:
- the SLC22A14 gene encoding solute carrier family 22 member 14 isoform X1, producing MVVRCGRELAGACSAMRSLGKDQAALTGSVSSQLATENNCKVKQRYHHPSETLNQLEVPEHIHSPSLEMLLRRLRAMEAQQDDKFASILDVVGKFGTFQRRLVALTFIPNILLAFFMFADIFMFTAQKPYCNTSWILAIDPNLSEAEQLNLTLPREPNGSFQTCLMYLPVAWDLDSIIQFGLNYTVSCQDGWIYPETKKRSLVNEFDLVCGKESNMEGVQTMFLAGLLIGSLIFGFVSDKLGRYPTILMSLLGLIIFGFGAAFVNTFHQYLFFRFVVSQALVCYAISSVCLATEWLVGQHRAHAIILEHCFFSMGVMFLTGLAYILPHWRLLFLVGGAPVFPLISYIWMLPESPRWLMLKGKLGAAKRVLCYAASVNEKTIPLSLLDKLQLPGKKVTKASVLDFYNNRHLRKVTLVMGCVWFTVGYSYFTMSLKLKDFGVNINLTQVVPGLMEVPARLCCIFLLELMGRKWSLILTLFQGSLMCLLILILPPGEMEGEQMGGSLVPHPRLRWAEHYLAIELKSMMVLMIVLGEFSLAASASVFFIYTAELLPTVLRATGLGLVSLAWAAGAISSLVVIQQKLTFLPIFLCCISAFLALFLCSLLPETQDQPLSDTLEHYSLQMRNVAEELFTKEVVVDDGTDEVTKNTILNSMIQKSDMDILSNVSLQDASLQGRGEETDPLNN from the exons TTGGCGACAGAAAACAACTGCAAGGTAAAGCAAAGATACCACCATCCTTCCGAGACCTTGAACCAGCTTGAGGTACCAGAACACATCCATTCCCCATCTCTGGAGATGCTGTTACGCAGACTGAGGGCAATGGAAGCTCAGCAGGATGACAAGTTTGCCAGTATCCTGGATGTGGTGGGGAAGTTTGGCACATTCCAGCGTAGGCTGGTGGCCCTCACCTTCATCCCCAACATCCTGCTGGCCTTCTTCATGTTTGCTGACATCTTCATGTTCACAGCCCAGAAGCCTTATTGCAATACCAGCTGGATACTGGCAATCGACCCCAACCTGTCAGAGGCTGAGCAGTTGAATCTGACCCTGCCCCGAGAACCCAATGGCAGTTTCCAGACATGTCTCATGTACTTGCCCGTGGCCTGGGATCTGGATTCTATTATCCAATTTGGCCTCAACTACACAGTGTCATGCCAAGATGGGTGGATCTATCCTGAGACCAAGAAGCGATCACTTGTCAATGAG TTTGACTTGGTGTGTGGCAAGGAGTCGAACATGGAAGGCGTGCAGACCATGTTCCTGGCGGGCCTCCTTATAGGGTCTCTCATCTTTGGGTTCGTAAGTGACAA GCTGGGCCGCTACCCCACCATCCTGATGTCGCTGCTGGGGCTGATCATCTTCGGCTTCGGCGCAGCCTTTGTCAACACCTTTCACCAGTACCTGTTCTTCCGCTTCGTGGTGTCCCAGGCTTTGGTGTGCTACGCCATCAGCAGCGTGTGCTTGG CCACCGAGTGGCTCGTAGGTCAGCACCGGGCCCACGCCATCATCCTGGAACACTGCTTTTTCTCTATGGGAGTCATGTTCCTGACGGGACTTGCCTACATCCTTCCCCACTGGCGGCTACTGTTTCTGGTGGGTGGGGCACCTGTGTTCCCCCTCATCTCCTACATCTG GATGCTGCCCGAGTCCCCGCGGTGGCTGATGCTGAAAGGCAAGCTGGGGGCGGCCAAGCGGGTGCTGTGCTATGCGGCCAGTGTGAACGAGAAGACCATTCCCTTAAGTCTGCTGGACAAG CTGCAGCTGCCCGGAAAGAAGGTGACTAAGGCCTCTGTCCTGGACTTCTATAACAACAGGCACCTCCGCAAGGTGACCTTGGTGATGGGCTGTGTGTG GTTTACTGTCGGTTACAGCTATTTTACAATGAGCCTCAAGTTGAAGGATTTTGGTGTGAACATCAACCTCACACAAGTGGTTCCTGGCCTCATGGAGGTGCCCGCCCGGCTGTGTTGCATCTTTCTCCTTGAGCTGATGGGGAGGAAATGGAGCTTGATCTTGACTCTCTTCCAAGGCTCCCTTATGTGCTTGCTTATCCTCATCCTCCCCCCAG gagagatggagggagagcagATGGGTGGGTCCCTTGTCCCCCACCCCAGACTCAGGTGGGCTGAGCATTATCTGGCCATAGAGCTGAAATCCATGATGGTCTTGATGATTGTGCTTGGAGAGTTCAGCCTGGCCGCCTCGGCCTCAGTGTTCTTCATCTACACCGCAGAGCTCCTGCCCACCGTCCTCAG GGCAACAGGTCTGGGGCTGGTATCTCTGGCCTGGGCAGCTGGAGCCATCTCATCCCTGGTGGTCATCCAACAGAAACTCACCTTCCTACCCATCTTTCTCTGCTGCATCTCAGCCTTTCTGGCCTTGTTTCTCTGCTCCCTGCTGCCAGAAACGCAAGATCAGCCTCTCTCTGATACCCTGGAGCACTACTCCCTGCAGATGAG GAACGTGGCTGAGGAACTGTTCACCAAGGAAGTAGTAGTTGATGATGGGACTGACGAAGTGACAAAGAACACCATTCTCAATTCCATGATCCAGAAATCGGACATGGACATCCTCTCCAACGTGTCTTTGCAGGATGCGTCTTtgcagggcagaggagaggaaacagACCCACTAAATAACTGA
- the SLC22A14 gene encoding solute carrier family 22 member 14 isoform X9 translates to MVVRCGRELAGACSAMRSLGKDQAALTGSVSSQLATENNCKVKQRYHHPSETLNQLEVPEHIHSPSLEMLLRRLRAMEAQQDDKFASILDVVGKFGTFQRRLVALTFIPNILLAFFMFADIFMFTAQKPYCNTSWILAIDPNLSEAEQLNLTLPREPNGSFQTCLMYLPVAWDLDSIIQFGLNYTVSCQDGWIYPETKKRSLVNEFDLVCGKESNMEGVQTMFLAGLLIGSLIFGFVSDKLGRYPTILMSLLGLIIFGFGAAFVNTFHQYLFFRFVVSQALVCYAISSVCLATEWLVGQHRAHAIILEHCFFSMGVMFLTGLAYILPHWRLLFLVGGAPVFPLISYIWMLPESPRWLMLKGKLGAAKRVLCYAASVNEKTIPLSLLDKLQLPGKKVTKASVLDFYNNRHLRKVTLVMGCVWFTVGYSYFTMSLKLKDFGVNINLTQVVPGLMEVPARLCCIFLLELMGRKWSLILTLFQGSLMCLLILILPPGEMEGEQMGGSLVPHPRLRWAEHYLAIELKSMMVLMIVLGEFSLAASASVFFIYTAELLPTVLRATGLGLVSLAWAAGAISSLVVIQQKLTFLPIFLCCISAFLALFLCSLLPETQDQPLSDTLEHYSLQMRIYS, encoded by the exons TTGGCGACAGAAAACAACTGCAAGGTAAAGCAAAGATACCACCATCCTTCCGAGACCTTGAACCAGCTTGAGGTACCAGAACACATCCATTCCCCATCTCTGGAGATGCTGTTACGCAGACTGAGGGCAATGGAAGCTCAGCAGGATGACAAGTTTGCCAGTATCCTGGATGTGGTGGGGAAGTTTGGCACATTCCAGCGTAGGCTGGTGGCCCTCACCTTCATCCCCAACATCCTGCTGGCCTTCTTCATGTTTGCTGACATCTTCATGTTCACAGCCCAGAAGCCTTATTGCAATACCAGCTGGATACTGGCAATCGACCCCAACCTGTCAGAGGCTGAGCAGTTGAATCTGACCCTGCCCCGAGAACCCAATGGCAGTTTCCAGACATGTCTCATGTACTTGCCCGTGGCCTGGGATCTGGATTCTATTATCCAATTTGGCCTCAACTACACAGTGTCATGCCAAGATGGGTGGATCTATCCTGAGACCAAGAAGCGATCACTTGTCAATGAG TTTGACTTGGTGTGTGGCAAGGAGTCGAACATGGAAGGCGTGCAGACCATGTTCCTGGCGGGCCTCCTTATAGGGTCTCTCATCTTTGGGTTCGTAAGTGACAA GCTGGGCCGCTACCCCACCATCCTGATGTCGCTGCTGGGGCTGATCATCTTCGGCTTCGGCGCAGCCTTTGTCAACACCTTTCACCAGTACCTGTTCTTCCGCTTCGTGGTGTCCCAGGCTTTGGTGTGCTACGCCATCAGCAGCGTGTGCTTGG CCACCGAGTGGCTCGTAGGTCAGCACCGGGCCCACGCCATCATCCTGGAACACTGCTTTTTCTCTATGGGAGTCATGTTCCTGACGGGACTTGCCTACATCCTTCCCCACTGGCGGCTACTGTTTCTGGTGGGTGGGGCACCTGTGTTCCCCCTCATCTCCTACATCTG GATGCTGCCCGAGTCCCCGCGGTGGCTGATGCTGAAAGGCAAGCTGGGGGCGGCCAAGCGGGTGCTGTGCTATGCGGCCAGTGTGAACGAGAAGACCATTCCCTTAAGTCTGCTGGACAAG CTGCAGCTGCCCGGAAAGAAGGTGACTAAGGCCTCTGTCCTGGACTTCTATAACAACAGGCACCTCCGCAAGGTGACCTTGGTGATGGGCTGTGTGTG GTTTACTGTCGGTTACAGCTATTTTACAATGAGCCTCAAGTTGAAGGATTTTGGTGTGAACATCAACCTCACACAAGTGGTTCCTGGCCTCATGGAGGTGCCCGCCCGGCTGTGTTGCATCTTTCTCCTTGAGCTGATGGGGAGGAAATGGAGCTTGATCTTGACTCTCTTCCAAGGCTCCCTTATGTGCTTGCTTATCCTCATCCTCCCCCCAG gagagatggagggagagcagATGGGTGGGTCCCTTGTCCCCCACCCCAGACTCAGGTGGGCTGAGCATTATCTGGCCATAGAGCTGAAATCCATGATGGTCTTGATGATTGTGCTTGGAGAGTTCAGCCTGGCCGCCTCGGCCTCAGTGTTCTTCATCTACACCGCAGAGCTCCTGCCCACCGTCCTCAG GGCAACAGGTCTGGGGCTGGTATCTCTGGCCTGGGCAGCTGGAGCCATCTCATCCCTGGTGGTCATCCAACAGAAACTCACCTTCCTACCCATCTTTCTCTGCTGCATCTCAGCCTTTCTGGCCTTGTTTCTCTGCTCCCTGCTGCCAGAAACGCAAGATCAGCCTCTCTCTGATACCCTGGAGCACTACTCCCTGCAGATGAG
- the SLC22A14 gene encoding solute carrier family 22 member 14 isoform X5, whose amino-acid sequence MVVRCGRELAGACSAMRSLGKDQAALTGSVSSQLATENNCKVKQRYHHPSETLNQLEVPEHIHSPSLEMLLRRLRAMEAQQDDKFASILDVVGKFGTFQRRLVALTFIPNILLAFFMFADIFMFTAQKPYCNTSWILAIDPNLSEAEQLNLTLPREPNGSFQTCLMYLPVAWDLDSIIQFGLNYTVSCQDGWIYPETKKRSLVNEFDLVCGKESNMEGVQTMFLAGLLIGSLIFGFVSDKLGRYPTILMSLLGLIIFGFGAAFVNTFHQYLFFRFVVSQALVCYAISSVCLATEWLVGQHRAHAIILEHCFFSMGVMFLTGLAYILPHWRLLFLVGGAPVFPLISYIWMLPESPRWLMLKGKLGAAKRVLCYAASVNEKTIPLSLLDKLQLPGKKVTKASVLDFYNNRHLRKVTLVMGCVWFTVGYSYFTMSLKLKDFGVNINLTQVVPGLMEVPARLCCIFLLELMGRKWSLILTLFQGSLMCLLILILPPGEMEGEQMGGSLVPHPRLRWAEHYLAIELKSMMVLMIVLGEFSLAASASVFFIYTAELLPTVLRATGLGLVSLAWAAGAISSLVVIQQKLTFLPIFLCCISAFLALFLCSLLPETQDQPLSDTLEHYSLQMRMRLCRAEERKQTH is encoded by the exons TTGGCGACAGAAAACAACTGCAAGGTAAAGCAAAGATACCACCATCCTTCCGAGACCTTGAACCAGCTTGAGGTACCAGAACACATCCATTCCCCATCTCTGGAGATGCTGTTACGCAGACTGAGGGCAATGGAAGCTCAGCAGGATGACAAGTTTGCCAGTATCCTGGATGTGGTGGGGAAGTTTGGCACATTCCAGCGTAGGCTGGTGGCCCTCACCTTCATCCCCAACATCCTGCTGGCCTTCTTCATGTTTGCTGACATCTTCATGTTCACAGCCCAGAAGCCTTATTGCAATACCAGCTGGATACTGGCAATCGACCCCAACCTGTCAGAGGCTGAGCAGTTGAATCTGACCCTGCCCCGAGAACCCAATGGCAGTTTCCAGACATGTCTCATGTACTTGCCCGTGGCCTGGGATCTGGATTCTATTATCCAATTTGGCCTCAACTACACAGTGTCATGCCAAGATGGGTGGATCTATCCTGAGACCAAGAAGCGATCACTTGTCAATGAG TTTGACTTGGTGTGTGGCAAGGAGTCGAACATGGAAGGCGTGCAGACCATGTTCCTGGCGGGCCTCCTTATAGGGTCTCTCATCTTTGGGTTCGTAAGTGACAA GCTGGGCCGCTACCCCACCATCCTGATGTCGCTGCTGGGGCTGATCATCTTCGGCTTCGGCGCAGCCTTTGTCAACACCTTTCACCAGTACCTGTTCTTCCGCTTCGTGGTGTCCCAGGCTTTGGTGTGCTACGCCATCAGCAGCGTGTGCTTGG CCACCGAGTGGCTCGTAGGTCAGCACCGGGCCCACGCCATCATCCTGGAACACTGCTTTTTCTCTATGGGAGTCATGTTCCTGACGGGACTTGCCTACATCCTTCCCCACTGGCGGCTACTGTTTCTGGTGGGTGGGGCACCTGTGTTCCCCCTCATCTCCTACATCTG GATGCTGCCCGAGTCCCCGCGGTGGCTGATGCTGAAAGGCAAGCTGGGGGCGGCCAAGCGGGTGCTGTGCTATGCGGCCAGTGTGAACGAGAAGACCATTCCCTTAAGTCTGCTGGACAAG CTGCAGCTGCCCGGAAAGAAGGTGACTAAGGCCTCTGTCCTGGACTTCTATAACAACAGGCACCTCCGCAAGGTGACCTTGGTGATGGGCTGTGTGTG GTTTACTGTCGGTTACAGCTATTTTACAATGAGCCTCAAGTTGAAGGATTTTGGTGTGAACATCAACCTCACACAAGTGGTTCCTGGCCTCATGGAGGTGCCCGCCCGGCTGTGTTGCATCTTTCTCCTTGAGCTGATGGGGAGGAAATGGAGCTTGATCTTGACTCTCTTCCAAGGCTCCCTTATGTGCTTGCTTATCCTCATCCTCCCCCCAG gagagatggagggagagcagATGGGTGGGTCCCTTGTCCCCCACCCCAGACTCAGGTGGGCTGAGCATTATCTGGCCATAGAGCTGAAATCCATGATGGTCTTGATGATTGTGCTTGGAGAGTTCAGCCTGGCCGCCTCGGCCTCAGTGTTCTTCATCTACACCGCAGAGCTCCTGCCCACCGTCCTCAG GGCAACAGGTCTGGGGCTGGTATCTCTGGCCTGGGCAGCTGGAGCCATCTCATCCCTGGTGGTCATCCAACAGAAACTCACCTTCCTACCCATCTTTCTCTGCTGCATCTCAGCCTTTCTGGCCTTGTTTCTCTGCTCCCTGCTGCCAGAAACGCAAGATCAGCCTCTCTCTGATACCCTGGAGCACTACTCCCTGCAGATGAG GATGCGTCTTtgcagggcagaggagaggaaacagACCCACTAA
- the SLC22A14 gene encoding solute carrier family 22 member 14 isoform X2 produces MKAIITRAIGTQHPLISGQGSCLLLATENNCKVKQRYHHPSETLNQLEVPEHIHSPSLEMLLRRLRAMEAQQDDKFASILDVVGKFGTFQRRLVALTFIPNILLAFFMFADIFMFTAQKPYCNTSWILAIDPNLSEAEQLNLTLPREPNGSFQTCLMYLPVAWDLDSIIQFGLNYTVSCQDGWIYPETKKRSLVNEFDLVCGKESNMEGVQTMFLAGLLIGSLIFGFVSDKLGRYPTILMSLLGLIIFGFGAAFVNTFHQYLFFRFVVSQALVCYAISSVCLATEWLVGQHRAHAIILEHCFFSMGVMFLTGLAYILPHWRLLFLVGGAPVFPLISYIWMLPESPRWLMLKGKLGAAKRVLCYAASVNEKTIPLSLLDKLQLPGKKVTKASVLDFYNNRHLRKVTLVMGCVWFTVGYSYFTMSLKLKDFGVNINLTQVVPGLMEVPARLCCIFLLELMGRKWSLILTLFQGSLMCLLILILPPGEMEGEQMGGSLVPHPRLRWAEHYLAIELKSMMVLMIVLGEFSLAASASVFFIYTAELLPTVLRATGLGLVSLAWAAGAISSLVVIQQKLTFLPIFLCCISAFLALFLCSLLPETQDQPLSDTLEHYSLQMRNVAEELFTKEVVVDDGTDEVTKNTILNSMIQKSDMDILSNVSLQDASLQGRGEETDPLNN; encoded by the exons TTGGCGACAGAAAACAACTGCAAGGTAAAGCAAAGATACCACCATCCTTCCGAGACCTTGAACCAGCTTGAGGTACCAGAACACATCCATTCCCCATCTCTGGAGATGCTGTTACGCAGACTGAGGGCAATGGAAGCTCAGCAGGATGACAAGTTTGCCAGTATCCTGGATGTGGTGGGGAAGTTTGGCACATTCCAGCGTAGGCTGGTGGCCCTCACCTTCATCCCCAACATCCTGCTGGCCTTCTTCATGTTTGCTGACATCTTCATGTTCACAGCCCAGAAGCCTTATTGCAATACCAGCTGGATACTGGCAATCGACCCCAACCTGTCAGAGGCTGAGCAGTTGAATCTGACCCTGCCCCGAGAACCCAATGGCAGTTTCCAGACATGTCTCATGTACTTGCCCGTGGCCTGGGATCTGGATTCTATTATCCAATTTGGCCTCAACTACACAGTGTCATGCCAAGATGGGTGGATCTATCCTGAGACCAAGAAGCGATCACTTGTCAATGAG TTTGACTTGGTGTGTGGCAAGGAGTCGAACATGGAAGGCGTGCAGACCATGTTCCTGGCGGGCCTCCTTATAGGGTCTCTCATCTTTGGGTTCGTAAGTGACAA GCTGGGCCGCTACCCCACCATCCTGATGTCGCTGCTGGGGCTGATCATCTTCGGCTTCGGCGCAGCCTTTGTCAACACCTTTCACCAGTACCTGTTCTTCCGCTTCGTGGTGTCCCAGGCTTTGGTGTGCTACGCCATCAGCAGCGTGTGCTTGG CCACCGAGTGGCTCGTAGGTCAGCACCGGGCCCACGCCATCATCCTGGAACACTGCTTTTTCTCTATGGGAGTCATGTTCCTGACGGGACTTGCCTACATCCTTCCCCACTGGCGGCTACTGTTTCTGGTGGGTGGGGCACCTGTGTTCCCCCTCATCTCCTACATCTG GATGCTGCCCGAGTCCCCGCGGTGGCTGATGCTGAAAGGCAAGCTGGGGGCGGCCAAGCGGGTGCTGTGCTATGCGGCCAGTGTGAACGAGAAGACCATTCCCTTAAGTCTGCTGGACAAG CTGCAGCTGCCCGGAAAGAAGGTGACTAAGGCCTCTGTCCTGGACTTCTATAACAACAGGCACCTCCGCAAGGTGACCTTGGTGATGGGCTGTGTGTG GTTTACTGTCGGTTACAGCTATTTTACAATGAGCCTCAAGTTGAAGGATTTTGGTGTGAACATCAACCTCACACAAGTGGTTCCTGGCCTCATGGAGGTGCCCGCCCGGCTGTGTTGCATCTTTCTCCTTGAGCTGATGGGGAGGAAATGGAGCTTGATCTTGACTCTCTTCCAAGGCTCCCTTATGTGCTTGCTTATCCTCATCCTCCCCCCAG gagagatggagggagagcagATGGGTGGGTCCCTTGTCCCCCACCCCAGACTCAGGTGGGCTGAGCATTATCTGGCCATAGAGCTGAAATCCATGATGGTCTTGATGATTGTGCTTGGAGAGTTCAGCCTGGCCGCCTCGGCCTCAGTGTTCTTCATCTACACCGCAGAGCTCCTGCCCACCGTCCTCAG GGCAACAGGTCTGGGGCTGGTATCTCTGGCCTGGGCAGCTGGAGCCATCTCATCCCTGGTGGTCATCCAACAGAAACTCACCTTCCTACCCATCTTTCTCTGCTGCATCTCAGCCTTTCTGGCCTTGTTTCTCTGCTCCCTGCTGCCAGAAACGCAAGATCAGCCTCTCTCTGATACCCTGGAGCACTACTCCCTGCAGATGAG GAACGTGGCTGAGGAACTGTTCACCAAGGAAGTAGTAGTTGATGATGGGACTGACGAAGTGACAAAGAACACCATTCTCAATTCCATGATCCAGAAATCGGACATGGACATCCTCTCCAACGTGTCTTTGCAGGATGCGTCTTtgcagggcagaggagaggaaacagACCCACTAAATAACTGA
- the SLC22A14 gene encoding solute carrier family 22 member 14 isoform X7, translated as MVVRCGRELAGACSAMRSLGKDQAALTGSVSSQLATENNCKVKQRYHHPSETLNQLEVPEHIHSPSLEMLLRRLRAMEAQQDDKFASILDVVGKFGTFQRRLVALTFIPNILLAFFMFADIFMFTAQKPYCNTSWILAIDPNLSEAEQLNLTLPREPNGSFQTCLMYLPVAWDLDSIIQFGLNYTVSCQDGWIYPETKKRSLVNEFDLVCGKESNMEGVQTMFLAGLLIGSLIFGFVSDKLGRYPTILMSLLGLIIFGFGAAFVNTFHQYLFFRFVVSQALVCYAISSVCLATEWLVGQHRAHAIILEHCFFSMGVMFLTGLAYILPHWRLLFLVGGAPVFPLISYIWMLPESPRWLMLKGKLGAAKRVLCYAASVNEKTIPLSLLDKLQLPGKKVTKASVLDFYNNRHLRKVTLVMGCVWFTVGYSYFTMSLKLKDFGVNINLTQVVPGLMEVPARLCCIFLLELMGRKWSLILTLFQGSLMCLLILILPPGEMEGEQMGGSLVPHPRLRWAEHYLAIELKSMMVLMIVLGEFSLAASASVFFIYTAELLPTVLSLSGLVSLLPAARNARSASL; from the exons TTGGCGACAGAAAACAACTGCAAGGTAAAGCAAAGATACCACCATCCTTCCGAGACCTTGAACCAGCTTGAGGTACCAGAACACATCCATTCCCCATCTCTGGAGATGCTGTTACGCAGACTGAGGGCAATGGAAGCTCAGCAGGATGACAAGTTTGCCAGTATCCTGGATGTGGTGGGGAAGTTTGGCACATTCCAGCGTAGGCTGGTGGCCCTCACCTTCATCCCCAACATCCTGCTGGCCTTCTTCATGTTTGCTGACATCTTCATGTTCACAGCCCAGAAGCCTTATTGCAATACCAGCTGGATACTGGCAATCGACCCCAACCTGTCAGAGGCTGAGCAGTTGAATCTGACCCTGCCCCGAGAACCCAATGGCAGTTTCCAGACATGTCTCATGTACTTGCCCGTGGCCTGGGATCTGGATTCTATTATCCAATTTGGCCTCAACTACACAGTGTCATGCCAAGATGGGTGGATCTATCCTGAGACCAAGAAGCGATCACTTGTCAATGAG TTTGACTTGGTGTGTGGCAAGGAGTCGAACATGGAAGGCGTGCAGACCATGTTCCTGGCGGGCCTCCTTATAGGGTCTCTCATCTTTGGGTTCGTAAGTGACAA GCTGGGCCGCTACCCCACCATCCTGATGTCGCTGCTGGGGCTGATCATCTTCGGCTTCGGCGCAGCCTTTGTCAACACCTTTCACCAGTACCTGTTCTTCCGCTTCGTGGTGTCCCAGGCTTTGGTGTGCTACGCCATCAGCAGCGTGTGCTTGG CCACCGAGTGGCTCGTAGGTCAGCACCGGGCCCACGCCATCATCCTGGAACACTGCTTTTTCTCTATGGGAGTCATGTTCCTGACGGGACTTGCCTACATCCTTCCCCACTGGCGGCTACTGTTTCTGGTGGGTGGGGCACCTGTGTTCCCCCTCATCTCCTACATCTG GATGCTGCCCGAGTCCCCGCGGTGGCTGATGCTGAAAGGCAAGCTGGGGGCGGCCAAGCGGGTGCTGTGCTATGCGGCCAGTGTGAACGAGAAGACCATTCCCTTAAGTCTGCTGGACAAG CTGCAGCTGCCCGGAAAGAAGGTGACTAAGGCCTCTGTCCTGGACTTCTATAACAACAGGCACCTCCGCAAGGTGACCTTGGTGATGGGCTGTGTGTG GTTTACTGTCGGTTACAGCTATTTTACAATGAGCCTCAAGTTGAAGGATTTTGGTGTGAACATCAACCTCACACAAGTGGTTCCTGGCCTCATGGAGGTGCCCGCCCGGCTGTGTTGCATCTTTCTCCTTGAGCTGATGGGGAGGAAATGGAGCTTGATCTTGACTCTCTTCCAAGGCTCCCTTATGTGCTTGCTTATCCTCATCCTCCCCCCAG gagagatggagggagagcagATGGGTGGGTCCCTTGTCCCCCACCCCAGACTCAGGTGGGCTGAGCATTATCTGGCCATAGAGCTGAAATCCATGATGGTCTTGATGATTGTGCTTGGAGAGTTCAGCCTGGCCGCCTCGGCCTCAGTGTTCTTCATCTACACCGCAGAGCTCCTGCCCACCGTCCTCAG CCTTTCTGGCCTTGTTTCTCTGCTCCCTGCTGCCAGAAACGCAAGATCAGCCTCTCTCTGA